The Bacteroidota bacterium region GAGATCGGGAAGCCCATAGCCATCCGGAATGGGGAGCGGGTAAACCCGGCGCAAGCCAATGGAAAGACTTGACACTTACCCGGGAGGCCTCTGCCGGTCGATACGCAGAGGCGTCAGCAGAAGGCAGTACCGACGCTAACCCGTTGGGAAGGCGAATTTATCAGCGAGGGTTTGCCCTGAGATGCGTAAAGACATAGGTCGTCCAGAAAATAACCGCCTGGCCAACTGGACTTGTTCAGCACCCCTTGAGTCCTGCCGGGAAACCAGCCACGGAATCGGCGATGGCCAGCGTGCAGGGATGACTTGTCTTCGCGATTGAAGGAACAGCACGCCCGAACCGCAAACATCACAGAACGGATCGTAGATGTTGCAAAACCTGAACAAAGGCAATGCTCCAAGTGGGCGCAACAAGGGGAGTGGTGGCGTGGATGGAATGGAAGTAACCGAACTGTGATTGGCTGGTAATGAACCTGGAACCACTGCAAAGTCGCTGCTCAATGGCACCTCGCACCAAGCGCCGTGCAGGTGCGAATTTAACAACGGCAGCGGCAGAGATTTTAGGCATCCCAACCGTGATCGACAGAATGGTACAACAAGCCATCCACCAGCAACTGGGCATCCTTTGCGACCCTATTTCAGCGAGAGCAGTTTTGGCTTCCGTCCCAACCGATCGGCACACGATGCGATTCAACAAGCGTCGAAATATGTCCGAGAGGGGAAAGGAATGGGCAGTGATGATCGGCTTCAGCTTCCTTTGACCTGATCAACCATGACCGCCTGATGACGCGGCTTTGCAAAGGGGTGGGGGACAAACGCCTCCTGCGCCTGATCAATGCCTTTCTGAAAGCCGGGATGTTGGAAGGCGGTGTGGAGAGCCAACGTGTGGCGGGAACGCCCCAAGGCGGGCCATTGTCCCGCTTCTGTCCAACATCAGCCCGGACCCGAACTGGACAAAGGGCTTAAAGCCGCGGTCTTGCCTTTTGCCGCTACGCCGACGACTGCACCATCTACGTGCGGAGCAGGCGGGCGGGAGAACGGGTGCTGAAATCGGTGATCAAGTATGTCGAAGCACTGAAACTGAAAGTCAACACGGCCAAAAGCGGCGTGGACACTGCTCACAGGCGAAATTCCTTGGTTACACGCTCCGCAGGCGGCAATAAACGGGTGGCTGACAAGTCCATCGACCGCTTAAAGACAAAGGTGAAGGAGATAACCAAACGGAACCGGGGCGTAAAGTTCGAGCAGATAATCGGGGAACTCAACTCGGTGATCCTGGGGTGGTCGCAATACTTCCGGCTCGCAAACAGATGGCTCAGTGTACTGCGTGATCTTGACAGCTGGATACGCCGCAAGCTTCGATGCTACCGTCTGAAACAATGCGGCAGGCGGTTCACTCTCTACAAGCTACTGCGTTCCCATGGCAAATCCGAACGCGAAAGCTGGAATGTCGTGATGTACGCGCAAGGTTGGTGGGCTCGAGGCGACAAACGCCACGTCAGGACCGCAATGGACATCAAATGGTTCCTTGCACAAGGTTTGCACTCACTCGAATACCGTGTGACAGCGAAAAGCTGATAGAAACCGCCTTGGTACGAGAAAACGTATGCCAGGTGGTGTGGGGGGACGGGAGCAAGGGCATACGCCTTTGCTTCCTCCTACCCGATTAGC contains the following coding sequences:
- a CDS encoding RNA-directed DNA polymerase gives rise to the protein MIKYVEALKLKVNTAKSGVDTAHRRNSLVTRSAGGNKRVADKSIDRLKTKVKEITKRNRGVKFEQIIGELNSVILGWSQYFRLANRWLSVLRDLDSWIRRKLRCYRLKQCGRRFTLYKLLRSHGKSERESWNVVMYAQGWWARGDKRHVRTAMDIKWFLAQGLHSLEYRVTAKS